Proteins from a genomic interval of Cucumis melo cultivar AY chromosome 7, USDA_Cmelo_AY_1.0, whole genome shotgun sequence:
- the LOC103493653 gene encoding protein REVERSION-TO-ETHYLENE SENSITIVITY1, which translates to MVPGRYSKMKAQAVYDVELISSTESIKHEFWPLDPIDPGQAKFPCCLVWTPLPVVSWLAPFIGHVGICREDGVTLDFAGSNFVNVNDFAFGSVARYHQLDREKCCFPTCLAAHKCKQGYQHSQYGTAITWDDGLQSSIRYFEHKSYNLFTCNCHSFIANCLNRLCYDGSMSWNMINVAALILFKGHWVDAMSIVRSFLPFVVVVCLGIAMVGWPFLIGLLSLSLLLVGWFVLGTYCIKSLLEC; encoded by the exons ATGGTACCTGGAAGATATTCTAAAATGAAGGCGCAAGCAGTTTATGATGTCGAACTTATCAGTTCTACAGAGAGTATAAAACATGAATTTTGGCCTCTAGATCCAATCGACCCGGGTCAAGCAAAGTTTCCATGCTGTTTGGTTTGGACACCTCTTCCTGTTGTCTCTTGGTTGGCACCTTTCATTGGTCATGTTGGGATTTGTAGGGAGGATGGAGTCACTTTAGATTTCGCAGGATCAAATTTTGTGAATGTTAATGATTTTGCATTTGGTTCTGTTGCAAGATACCATCAACTCGACCGAGAAAAA TGTTGCTTCCCAACGTGCTTAGCTGCACATAAATGTAAGCAGGGCTACCAGCATTCACAGTATGGAACTGCCATTACTTGGGACGATGGCCTACAATCAAGTATACGGTATTTTGAGCATAAATCGTACAACCTTTTTACGTGCAACTGCCATTCCTTTATTGCCAATTGTCTGAACCGTCTTTGCTATGATGGATCGATGAGTTGGAACATGATAAATGTAGCAGCTCTAATTCTGTTCAAGGGGCATTGGGTAGATGCAATGTCAATTGTAAGatcatttcttccctttgtAGTGGTGGTCTGCCTGGGCATTGCCATGGTTGGATGGCCGTTCTTGATTGGTCTGTTGTCGCTTTCGCTCCTTTTGGTTGGTTGGTTTGTTCTGGGTACTTATTGTATAAAAAGCCTGCTGGAATGTTAG
- the LOC103493650 gene encoding histone deacetylase 2 isoform X2, with amino-acid sequence MSSSLSPNANNGETVRRDRILSSKLYFDVPSSKVPVIYSSSYDISFLGIEKLHPFDSKKWGRVCQFLIAAGVLRKDQIIEPLEAKKNDLLVVHPESYLNSLKNSSNVAKIIEVPPVALFPHCVVKEKVQRPFRNQVGGSILAGKVAKEKGWAINVGGGFHHCSAEQGGGFCVYADISLCIHYAFVQLNISRVMIIDLDAHQGNGHEMDFAHDRRVYILDMFNPGIYPFDYEARRCIDQKVEVVSGTTTSEYLKKLDEALEVAATSYDPELIVYNAGTDILDGDPLGLLKISAEGIAKRDEKVFRFARARNIPIVMLTSGGYMKSSAKVIADSIENLSKQRLIDTESSPDRM; translated from the exons ATGTCCTCTTCACTGTCTCCGAATGCGAACAATGGGGAAACTGTTCGTAGGGACCGAATTCTCTCCAGCAAGCTGTATTTTGATGTTCCTTCTTCGAAG gTTCCGGTGATATATTCGTCATCGTATGACATCTCATTTCTTGGAATAGAGAAGTT GCATCCATTTGATTCAAAGAAATGGGGTCGTGTATGCCAATTCCTTATTGCCGCTGGAGTTTTAAGGAAAGATCAAATTATCGAGCCTTTGGAAGCTAAGAAGAATGATCTTCTTGTG GTACATCCGGAATCATACTTGAATAGTCTGAAGAACAGTTCAAATGTTGCTAAGATTATTGAG GTCCCTCCTGTTGCATTGTTTCCTCATTGTGTTGTCAAGGAGAAAGTTCAACGTCCATTTCGTAACCAG GTTGGAGGGAGCATATTAGCTGGAAAAGTAGCAAAAGAGAAAGGATGGGCTATCAATGTAGGAGGTGGTTTTCACCATTGCTCAGCAGAACAAGGAGGGGGATTTTGTGTATATGCAGATATTTCTCTGTGTATACACTACGCCTTCGTTCAGCTAAATATATCAAG GGTAATGATTATTGATCTTGATGCCCATCAAGGAAATGGCCATGAAATGGATTTTGCTCATGATA GACGAGTATATATTCTTGATATGTTCAATCCTGGAATATATCCATTT GATTATGAGGCTAGAAGATGCATTGATCAGAAAGTTGAAGTAGTT AGTGGGACCACAACAAGTGAATACTTGAAGAAATTAGATGAAGCACTCGAG GTTGCTGCCACTTCATATGATCCAGAATTAATTGTTTACAATGCTGGGACTGATATTCTAGATGGAGATCCTCTGGGCTTGTTAAAG ATTAGTGCCGAGGGAATAGCTAAGAGAGATGAAAAGGTTTTCAGATTTGCTCGTGCGAGGAACATTCCCATTGTGATGCTGACATCAG GCGGTTATATGAAATCTAGTGCTAAAGTCATTGCTGATTCAATTGAAAATCTCTCGAAGCAAAGGTTAATTGATACAGAAAGCTCTCCAGACAGAATGTAG
- the LOC103493650 gene encoding histone deacetylase 2 isoform X1, with the protein MSSSLSPNANNGETVRRDRILSSKLYFDVPSSKVPVIYSSSYDISFLGIEKLHPFDSKKWGRVCQFLIAAGVLRKDQIIEPLEAKKNDLLVVHPESYLNSLKNSSNVAKIIEVPPVALFPHCVVKEKVQRPFRNQVGGSILAGKVAKEKGWAINVGGGFHHCSAEQGGGFCVYADISLCIHYAFVQLNISRVMIIDLDAHQGNGHEMDFAHDRRVYILDMFNPGIYPFDYEARRCIDQKVEVVSGTTTSEYLKKLDEALEVAATSYDPELIVYNAGTDILDGDPLGLLKISAEGIAKRDEKVFRFARARNIPIVMLTSGLFPYMNLSMKFIEYARFLLCLTFLSCIYKKYTHPSFYLILTFNSLTRWFI; encoded by the exons ATGTCCTCTTCACTGTCTCCGAATGCGAACAATGGGGAAACTGTTCGTAGGGACCGAATTCTCTCCAGCAAGCTGTATTTTGATGTTCCTTCTTCGAAG gTTCCGGTGATATATTCGTCATCGTATGACATCTCATTTCTTGGAATAGAGAAGTT GCATCCATTTGATTCAAAGAAATGGGGTCGTGTATGCCAATTCCTTATTGCCGCTGGAGTTTTAAGGAAAGATCAAATTATCGAGCCTTTGGAAGCTAAGAAGAATGATCTTCTTGTG GTACATCCGGAATCATACTTGAATAGTCTGAAGAACAGTTCAAATGTTGCTAAGATTATTGAG GTCCCTCCTGTTGCATTGTTTCCTCATTGTGTTGTCAAGGAGAAAGTTCAACGTCCATTTCGTAACCAG GTTGGAGGGAGCATATTAGCTGGAAAAGTAGCAAAAGAGAAAGGATGGGCTATCAATGTAGGAGGTGGTTTTCACCATTGCTCAGCAGAACAAGGAGGGGGATTTTGTGTATATGCAGATATTTCTCTGTGTATACACTACGCCTTCGTTCAGCTAAATATATCAAG GGTAATGATTATTGATCTTGATGCCCATCAAGGAAATGGCCATGAAATGGATTTTGCTCATGATA GACGAGTATATATTCTTGATATGTTCAATCCTGGAATATATCCATTT GATTATGAGGCTAGAAGATGCATTGATCAGAAAGTTGAAGTAGTT AGTGGGACCACAACAAGTGAATACTTGAAGAAATTAGATGAAGCACTCGAG GTTGCTGCCACTTCATATGATCCAGAATTAATTGTTTACAATGCTGGGACTGATATTCTAGATGGAGATCCTCTGGGCTTGTTAAAG ATTAGTGCCGAGGGAATAGCTAAGAGAGATGAAAAGGTTTTCAGATTTGCTCGTGCGAGGAACATTCCCATTGTGATGCTGACATCAGGTCTTTTCCCTTACATGAACTTGTCGATGAAGTTTATTGAGTATGCACGTTTTTTATTATGCTTGACCTTTCTCTCTTGTATTTATAAAAAGTACACCCATCCATCCTTTTATTTAATACTAACTTTTAACTCTTTGACCAGGTGGTTTATTTAG
- the LOC103493649 gene encoding abscisic acid receptor PYL2 isoform X1, protein MAAKKTSPLPGLEADEYQELQSLIQTYHKFEPSPNTTTSLITQRIDAPLDAVWPFVRSFDNPQKYKHFIKSCKMSAGDGGVGSIREVTVVSGLPASTSTERLEILDDEKHILSFRVVGGEHRLNNYRSVTSVNEFNKDGKVYTIVLESYIVDIPEGNTGEDTKMFVDTVIKLNLQKLAGVATASQHEHEHE, encoded by the exons ATGGCGGCGAAGAAAACGTCACCTTTGCCAGGATTAGAAGCTGATGAATACCAAGAACTTCAATCCCTCATTCAAACTTACCACAAATTTGAACCTTCTCCTAACACTACCACTTCTCTCATCACCCAACGTATCGACGCCCCTCTCGACGCCGTCTGGCCTTTCGTTCGCAGCTTCGATAATCCCCAAAAGTACAAGCACTTCATCAAAAGCTGCAAGATGTCAG CAGGAGATGGCGGGGTCGGCAGCATTAGAGAGGTGACGGTGGTGTCCGGCCTTCCGGCATCGACAAGCACAGAAAGGCTAGAGATTTTGGACGACGAGAAGCATATATTGAGCTTCAGGGTGGTGGGAGGAGAGCACCGGCTGAACAATTACCGATCAGTGACGTCGGTGAACGAGTTTAACAAAGACGGCAAGGTTTACACCATCGTTTTGGAGTCTTACATCGTTGACATACCAGAAGGGAACACCGGCGAGGATACCAAAATGTTCGTTGATACTGTCATCAAATTGAATCTTCAAAAACTTGCTGGGGTTGCCACCGCCTCTCAGCATGAACATGAACATGAATAG
- the LOC103493649 gene encoding abscisic acid receptor PYL2 isoform X2, protein MAAKKTSPLPGLEADEYQELQSLIQTYHKFEPSPNTTTSLITQRIDAPLDAVWPFVRSFDNPQKYKHFIKSCKMSGDGGVGSIREVTVVSGLPASTSTERLEILDDEKHILSFRVVGGEHRLNNYRSVTSVNEFNKDGKVYTIVLESYIVDIPEGNTGEDTKMFVDTVIKLNLQKLAGVATASQHEHEHE, encoded by the exons ATGGCGGCGAAGAAAACGTCACCTTTGCCAGGATTAGAAGCTGATGAATACCAAGAACTTCAATCCCTCATTCAAACTTACCACAAATTTGAACCTTCTCCTAACACTACCACTTCTCTCATCACCCAACGTATCGACGCCCCTCTCGACGCCGTCTGGCCTTTCGTTCGCAGCTTCGATAATCCCCAAAAGTACAAGCACTTCATCAAAAGCTGCAAGATGTCAG GAGATGGCGGGGTCGGCAGCATTAGAGAGGTGACGGTGGTGTCCGGCCTTCCGGCATCGACAAGCACAGAAAGGCTAGAGATTTTGGACGACGAGAAGCATATATTGAGCTTCAGGGTGGTGGGAGGAGAGCACCGGCTGAACAATTACCGATCAGTGACGTCGGTGAACGAGTTTAACAAAGACGGCAAGGTTTACACCATCGTTTTGGAGTCTTACATCGTTGACATACCAGAAGGGAACACCGGCGAGGATACCAAAATGTTCGTTGATACTGTCATCAAATTGAATCTTCAAAAACTTGCTGGGGTTGCCACCGCCTCTCAGCATGAACATGAACATGAATAG
- the LOC103493648 gene encoding uncharacterized protein LOC103493648, whose protein sequence is MNETRSHLLQLPNQLDPYGLMLSESIERFFDEYRKGVTDFSSFIPIFSRLLRNLPDPPVAVVWFYSALTFHTAKSSARGSSEKLLAVKDLFQLLVSCTESSCASKRVAVLAPVVYCLFDLVVEKKTSKEEAENLIDGVVSYISICCGQESEEVGCSLGFGPYFLDLARVWMVDKPGEDLKGFLPLVSHEICQGISINGGVGYFAGIVMFEAFLLRLCLKFSSRMSMVELQNELHSRAVQMIAGFRSCHFYDIFLRMLLHSVLPTTYLLGSADEILLREVLYDAAIIPEYPFLKLQFGTERPAADLRTICLSWLFVADNGIRSFRDTGNLSKAMSYINAFRNSCWPSQLINWIRNQPGFSERMSQPNISSPTALIEWLLVLEDQGVRVFDHSNSKLRAREIICKSGAEFVQAAKVSNGMNLDVKFFNNASNMMDEDPSVGDFDMVDSMATAAVQATSITLNGNGIENGRKRKECMDDKEDMRVKFLRQHLHDSPLREKSLPLV, encoded by the exons ATGAATGAAACCCGATCGCACCTCCTTCAACTTCCAAACCAACTTGACCCATATGGGTTGATGCTTTCTGAATCAATTGAACGGTTTTTCGATGAATATCGAAAAGGGGTTACTGATTTCTCTAGTTTCATTCCCATTTTCTCTCGGTTGCTCAGAAATTTGCCCGACCCACCGGTGGCCGTCGTGTGGTTTTACTCTGCTCTGACTTTTCACACAGCTAAATCCTCAGCTAGAGGTTCTTCGGAGAAGCTGCTGGCAGTTAAGGATTTATTCCAACTCCTTGTTTCTTGCACGGAGTCTTCCTGTGCGTCGAAAAGAGTCGCGGTGCTGGCTCCGGTTGTTTACTGTCTGTTCGATTTAGTTGTCGAGAAGAAAACGTCTAAGGAAGAGGCTGAGAATTTGATCGATGGGGTTGTTAGTTATATCAGTATTTGTTGTGGTCAAGAGTCCGAGGAAGTAGGTTGTTCCTTGGGGTTTGGTCCTTATTTTCTGGATTTGGCTCGTGTCTGGATGGTGGACAAACCTGGAGAAGATTTGAAGGGTTTTCTTCCGCTTGTTAGCCATGAAATTTGTCAAGGCATCAGCATCAATGGTGGGGTTGGCTACTTTGCTGGGATCGTTATGTTTGAAGCCTTTTTGTTGAGGCTGTGCTTGAAATTTTCCTCTCGGATGTCAATGGTAGAACTGCAAAATGAGCTCCACAGCCGGGCTGTTCAAATGATTGCTGGGTTCCGTAGCTGTCACTTCTATG ATATTTTCCTCAGGATGCTGCTGCACTCAGTTTTGCCAACTACCTATTTGTTG GGTTCTGCAGATGAAATTCTTCTGCGAGAAGTATTATATGATGCTGCAATAATTCCAGAGTACCCATTCCTTAAACTTCAATTTGGAACTGAACGACCTGCTGCTGATTTAAGAACTATTTGTTTGAGTTGGTTATTTGTTGCTGATAATGGTATTCGTTCCTTTAG AGACACTGGAAATCTGAGCAAGGCTATGTCCTACATAAATGCCTTCCGCAATTCTTGTTGGCCCTCTCAGTTGATCAATTGGATCAGAAACCAGCCAGGCTTCAGCGAGAGGATGAGTCAACCAAATATCTCCTCACCCACGGCTCTTATCG AATGGCTTCTGGTATTGGAAGATCAAGGGGTGAGAGTGTTCGACCATTCGAACTCCAAGCTCAGAGCAAGAGAAATCATTTGTAAGTCAGGAGCTGAGTTTGTACAAGCAGCAAAAGTTTCAAATGGCATGAACCTAGATGTTAAATTCTTCAATAATGCCTCGAATATGATGGATGAAGATCCTTCTGTTGGTGACTTTGACATGGTTGATTCAATGGCTACCGCAGCAGTACAGGCAACATCCATCACCTTAAATGGAAACGGCAttgaaaatggaagaaaaagaaaggagtgTATGGATGACAAAGAGGACATGAGGGTAAAGTTCCTTAGGCAACATCTCCACGACAGTCCACTCAGAGAGAAATCTTTGCCACTTGTCTGA
- the LOC103493646 gene encoding NADH dehydrogenase [ubiquinone] iron-sulfur protein 7, mitochondrial, whose protein sequence is MAAVSRASTRIPHLLAARGALCLHTTTPALSSSSTASPTPYARPLPPSASSPTGLPKAAEYVISKVDDLMNWARRGSIWPMTFGLACCAVEMMHTGAARYDLDRFGVIFRPSPRQSDCMIVAGTLTNKMAPALRKVYDQMPEPRWVISMGSCANGGGYYHYSYSVVRGCDRIVPVDIYVPGCPPTAEALLYGILQLQKKINRRKDFLQWWTK, encoded by the exons ATGGCCGCCGTGAGCCGAGCTTCCACTCGAATCCCTCATCTGCTTGCTGCACGGGGAGCTTTGTGTCTTCATACAACAACTCCGGCTTTGTCTTCCTCATCCACTGCTTCTCCGACGCCGTATGCGAGGCCGCTGCCTCCTTCGGCCTCGTCCCCGACGGGGCTTCCGAAGGCGGCTGAGTATGTCATCTCGAAGGTTGACGACCTCATGAACTGGGCTCGCCGTGGTTCTATCTGGCCTATGACGTTCGGCCTTGCTTGTTGCGCTGTTGAAATGATGCACACCGGTGCTGCCCGCTATGACCTCGATCGCTTTGGTGTCATCTTCCGTCCTAGCCCTAGGCAATCTGATTGTATGATTGTCGCCGGTACCCTCACCAACAAGATGGCCCCAGCTCTTCGCAA GGTTTATGATCAAATGCCCGAACCGCGATGGGTTATATCCATGGGAAGCTGCGCAAATGGTGGTGGATACTATCACTACTCATACTCAGTCGTTCGGGGATGTGATCGGATTGTCCCTGTCGATATCTACGTTCCTGGTTGCCCTCCTACTGCTGAGGCATTACTTTACGGAATCCTTCAATTGCAGAAGAAGATCAACAGACGCAAAGATTTCCTCCAGTGGTGGACCAAGTGA
- the LOC127150293 gene encoding uncharacterized protein C6G9.01c encodes MPKKKSSKTPKKVPENASTKQEKSDAVVKGENPNSVVKEEKPPSVKKPSEIDEIFAGKKRKKPEVAKAEEPKLDVQDRPKKTKNKKKDEAQSKNGFGDPPSRRRKKTGDGLAIYTEEELGFGNADAGGTPLCPFDCNCCF; translated from the coding sequence ATGCCAAAGAAGAAATCTTCTAAAACGCCTAAAAAGGTGCCAGAGAATGCATCTACGAAACAGGAGAAGTCCGATGCTGTGGTAAAAGGTGAAAATCCCAATTCCGTAGTGAAAGAGGAAAAGCCCCCATCAGTAAAGAAACCCAGTGAGATCGATGAAATTTTTGCtgggaagaagaggaaaaagcCTGAAGTTGCGAAGGCCGAGGAACCAAAACTAGATGTACAAGACAGACCGAAGAAGacaaagaacaagaaaaaggaTGAGGCTCAATCTAAAAATGGCTTTGGAGACCCACCATCGCGGCGAAGAAAGAAAACTGGGGATGGACTTGCAATTTATACCGAAGAGGAATTGGGTTTTGGCAATGCAGATGCTGGAGGCACCCCGCTCTGCCCATTTGACTGTAATTGTTGCTTCTAA
- the LOC103493644 gene encoding uncharacterized protein LOC103493644 codes for MEAIEVERGGSGYSLKPSRLNNEDILFCIDVNPESSVEIKTTGSNGRPITRMDSIKQAILLFVHAKLSMNPDHRFAFTTIAKSAIWLKKEFSSDIASAEAAVRGLGATSPCNHADLTSLFRLAAHESRKSTAQNRILRLILIYCRSSTRPQHQWPANQKLFTFDVIYLHEKPGPDNCPQEVYDALVDALDHVSQYEGYIFESGQGVARVLYRCMCLLLSHPQQRISLDDLDIPKPLTKKLPPADSTPPNEVVPVTSQ; via the exons ATGGAAGCAATCGAAGTTGAGAGAGGAGGAAGTGGATACTCGCTGAAACCATCGAGATTAAACAACGAAGACATTCTCTTCTGCATAGATGTGAACCCTGAATCTTCCGTTGAGATCAAAACCACCGGCTCTAATGGACGACCCATCACCAGAATGGACTCTATTAAGCAAGCAATTCTTCTATTTGTCCACGCCAAACTCTCCATGAATCCTGACCATCGATTTGCTTTCACCACCATCGCCAAATCTGCCATTTGG CTCAAAAAGGAGTTTAGCAGTGACATTGCATCCGCAGAGGCTGCTGTCAGGGGACTTGGTGCTACTTCCCCTTGCAATCATGCTGATCTTACCAGTCTTTTCCGATTAGCTGCTCACGAATCAAGAAAATCAACCGCCCAGAATCGGATTCTACGACTG ATTCTTATTTATTGCAGATCATCGACACGGCCCCAACATCAATGGCCTGCAAACCAAAAACTCTTCACTTTTGATGTTATATACCTCCACGAGAAGCCTGGACCTGACAACTGCCCACAAGAGGTGTATGATGCCTTAGTTGATGCCCTTGATCATGTCAGCCAGTACGAAGGCTATATTTTCGAGAGTGGCCAGGGAGTTGCACGTGTTCTTTACCGTTGCATGTGTCTGTTGTTATCACACCCCCAGCAACGAATATCGCTAGATGATCTCGATATACCAAAGCCTCTTACAAAGAAATTGCCTCCCGCTGATTCCACCCCTCCAAACGAAGTTGTCCCTGTTACCAGCCAGTGA
- the LOC103493643 gene encoding probable protein phosphatase 2C 72, with protein sequence MGICISSASSQIRHETNKVGSIIEEDDHYKSCYSVCGIQKLESICSKQGSKGINQDAAFAYQEFGEVEESDLFGVFDGHGQNGHIVSNLVKNRLPSLLLREVTAKSSLVKRKSFNTWKEAFETSFKVMDKEIKLQENLDGSFSGSTAVVIVKQGDYLVIGNLGDSRAVMGRMRDDGGIKAVQLTTDLKPGLASEGERIRRCKGRVLALKDEAHIQRVWLPNEDAPGLAMSRAFGDFALKDYGIINLPDVSFRPLTSHDRFIVLATDGIWDVLSNDEVASIVWAAESEEAAAKAVVDAAAEAWKRYPSSKHDDCTVICHFLQTPKQ encoded by the exons ATGGGAATCTGTATATCCTCTGCATCTTCTCAGATTCGCCATGAAACCAACAAAGTTGGTAGTATTATTGAAGAAGATGATCATTATAAGTCATGTTATTCTGTATGCGGGATTCAGAAACTCGAATCCATTTGTTCTAAGCAAGGCAGCAAAGGAATCAATCAAGATGCTGCTTTTGCATATcaa GAGTTTGGAGAAGTTGAAGAGAGTGATTTGTTTGGAGTTTTTGATGGGCATGGACAGAATGGTCATATTGTGAGCAATTTAGTGAAGAATAGATTGCCTTCGTTATTGCTTAGGGAGGTAACTGCTAAGTCAAGTTTGGTGAAGAGGAAGAGTTTCAATACATGGAAAGAAGCTTTTGAAACTTCCTTCAAGGTTATGGATAAAGAGATCAAACTTCAAGAGAATTTGGATGGCTCTTTCAGTGGATCAACCGCTGTTGTTATCGTCAAACAG GGAGATTATTTGGTGATTGGGAATCTGGGGGATTCAAGGGCGGTGATGGGGAGGATGAGGGACGATGGTGGAATCAAAGCAGTTCAATTAACTACAGATTTAAAGCCAGGATTGGCGAGTGAGGGCGAGCGAATAAGAAGATGTAAAGGGAGAGTCTTGGCGCTGAAAGATGAGGCTCATATACAAAGAGTGTGGCTCCCCAACGAAGACGCACCGGGGCTGGCTATGTCAAGAGCTTTTGGTGATTTTGCTCTTAAAGATTATGGCATTATCAATCTCCCCGATGTCTCCTTCCGCCCTCTCACTTCTCACGATCGCTTCATCGTTCTCGCCACTGATGGG ATATGGGATGTGCTGAGCAACGACGAAGTAGCGTCCATCGTTTGGGCGGCGGAGAGCGAAGAAGCGGCGGCGAAAGCGGTGGTGGATGCGGCGGCAGAGGCTTGGAAACGCTACCCTTCTTCAAAACACGACGACTGCACCGTCATTTGCCACTTCTTACAAACCCCAAAACAATGA
- the LOC103493642 gene encoding uncharacterized protein LOC103493642, which yields MEGDTIRTNNNNNINGTANNKVDTSGRSGVDVLRSNSDATRQTTTPSSDFVLQWGNRKRLRCMKVQGRDKTDPATPAHRTTTARVDRRVVRTDKDSPNRTHAPANGYLNLRQRPSSPQLPPPHHRILRNSETAGAMRGHGNGGVRGIASPDRVAHDRRGGSNNHHHHSNNNNNNHHHHHHNENNNKSGTTSERAHDSKKGGSSSGGSGEAAVPQVWPPKFAIALTNKEKEEDFLAIKGSKLPQRPKKRAKIIQRTVNLVSPGAWLSDLTLERYEVREKKISKKRPRGLKAMGNMESDSE from the exons ATGGAAGGGGATACCATAagaaccaataataataataatatcaacgGCACCGCCAATAACAAAGTGGACACATCGGGGAGAAGCGGAGTCGACGTACTCAGATCCAATTCCGATGCTACAAGACAAACAACCACCCCGTCATCGGACTTTGTTTTGCAGTGGGGAAACCGGAAGCGCCTTAGATGCATGAAGGTCCAAGGCAGAGATAAAACCGACCCCGCCACTCCGGCTCACCGTACCACCACCGCCCGAGTCGACCGCCGAGTCGTTAGAACCGATAAAGACTCCCCGAACCGGACCCATGCTCCAGCCAATGGGTATTTGAATCTCCGCCAACGACCATCTTCTCCTCAACTCCCCCCTCCTCACCACCGCATTCTCAG GAACTCCGAGACGGCGGGGGCGATGAGAGGGCACGGCAACGGTGGGGTTAGGGGAATTGCGTCGCCGGACAGAGTGGCGCACGATAGAAGAGGAGGAAGTAATAACCACCATCATCATtccaacaacaataacaacaaccatcatcatcatcatcacaaTGAGAATAACAACAAATCAGGGACTACATCGGAGAGAGCGCACGATAGTAAAAAAGGTGGGTCTTCCTCCGGTGGGAGTGGGGAAGCTGCTGTGCCTCAAGTATGGCCGCCAAAATTCGCTATTGCTTTGACGAACAAAGAGaaagaggaggatttcttagcCATTAAAGGCTCTAAATTGCCACAAAGACCCAAGAAACGTGCCAAGATTATCCAACGCACCGTCAAC CTGGTGAGTCCGGGGGCATGGCTATCAGATCTGACTCTCGAGCGGTATGAAGTTCGGGAAAAGAAGATTTCTAAGAAG AGACCGAGAGGATTGAAGGCAATGGGTAACATGGAGTCAGATTCGGAGTGA